One Camelus dromedarius isolate mCamDro1 chromosome 6, mCamDro1.pat, whole genome shotgun sequence genomic region harbors:
- the FAM229B gene encoding protein FAM229B, producing MPFRFGTQQRKFPVEGGDSSVGLESGLSSSAACNGKELPPTRQLRRCPGSHCLTITDVPITVYATMRKPPAQSSKEVHPK from the exons ATGCCTTTTCGGTTTGGGACCCAGCAAAGGAAATTTCCAGTGGAAGGGGGAGATTCTTCAGTTGGGCTGGAATCTGGGCTGAGCTCCAGTGCTGCCTGTAACGGGAAAGAATTGCCACCAACCAG GCAACTCCGAAGATGCCCTGGAAGTCATTGCCTGACAATAACTGATGTTCCCATCACTGTCTATGCAACAATGCGAAAGCCACCTGCACAAAGCAGCAAGGAAGTGCATCCTAAATAG